In Mycolicibacterium mucogenicum DSM 44124, the following are encoded in one genomic region:
- the ggh gene encoding glucosylglycerate hydrolase, translated as MPPDHSFAPTQLSARAAYLLRGNDLGVMTTAAPLLYPHMWSWDAAFVSIGLASLTVERAVVELDTLLSAQWANGMIPHIVFANGVDGYFPGPARWETSSLAVNAPRNRDTSGITQPPVHAIAVQRILDHARTRGRSTRVVAEAFLDRRWDDLVRWHRWLAEARDPQEHGRVTLYHGWESGMDNSPRWDSAYANVIPGAVPEYQREDNAIITDTSQRPSDVEYDRYLWLLEEMKSVRYDDALLPKVMSFQVEDVFVSAILSVACTVLAEIGEDYKRPNSDVRELYSWAERFRQGVVATSDERTGAARDFDLRAGKWIPSETVAQFAPLLCGGLPHDRERALLRLLEGPRFCAHPDLKYPLIPSTSPVSRDFRPREYWRGPVWPVMTWLFSWCFARRGWSERASILRREGLRQASDGTFAEYYEPFTGEPLGSMQQSWTAAAVLDWLG; from the coding sequence ATGCCACCCGACCACAGCTTCGCGCCCACCCAGCTCTCGGCCCGTGCCGCCTACCTGCTGCGCGGTAATGACCTGGGCGTCATGACGACGGCCGCGCCGTTGCTGTACCCGCACATGTGGAGCTGGGATGCCGCGTTCGTGTCGATCGGTCTGGCGTCGCTGACGGTCGAGCGCGCCGTCGTCGAGCTGGACACCCTGCTGTCGGCGCAGTGGGCCAACGGCATGATCCCGCACATCGTGTTCGCCAACGGGGTCGACGGCTACTTCCCGGGGCCGGCGCGGTGGGAGACCTCCAGTCTGGCCGTCAACGCGCCGCGCAACCGGGACACCTCCGGCATCACTCAGCCGCCCGTGCATGCCATTGCGGTGCAACGGATTCTGGATCACGCCCGGACCCGTGGGCGCTCCACCCGGGTGGTCGCCGAGGCGTTCCTGGACCGACGGTGGGACGACCTGGTGCGCTGGCACCGGTGGCTGGCCGAGGCGCGTGACCCACAGGAACACGGCCGGGTGACGCTGTACCACGGCTGGGAGTCCGGCATGGACAACTCACCGCGGTGGGATAGCGCGTACGCCAACGTGATTCCGGGTGCGGTGCCCGAGTATCAGCGTGAGGACAACGCGATCATCACCGACACCAGCCAGCGGCCGTCCGACGTCGAGTACGACCGGTACCTGTGGCTGCTGGAGGAGATGAAGTCCGTCCGGTACGACGACGCGCTGCTGCCGAAGGTCATGAGTTTCCAGGTCGAGGACGTTTTCGTCTCGGCGATCCTGTCGGTGGCGTGCACGGTCCTGGCCGAGATCGGTGAGGACTACAAACGTCCGAATTCCGATGTGCGCGAACTTTATTCGTGGGCCGAGCGGTTCCGGCAGGGTGTGGTGGCGACCAGCGACGAGCGCACCGGCGCGGCGCGGGACTTCGACCTGCGGGCCGGCAAGTGGATTCCGAGTGAGACGGTGGCGCAGTTCGCGCCGTTGCTCTGCGGCGGTCTGCCGCATGACCGCGAACGGGCGCTGCTGCGCCTGCTGGAGGGGCCGCGGTTCTGCGCGCATCCCGACCTCAAGTACCCGCTGATCCCGTCGACGTCACCGGTGTCCCGCGATTTCCGTCCGCGCGAGTACTGGCGCGGCCCGGTGTGGCCGGTGATGACGTGGCTCTTCTCGTGGTGTTTCGCGCGCCGCGGCTGGTCCGAGCGCGCGTCGATCCTGCGGCGGGAAGGCTTGCGGCAGGCCAGCGACGGCACGTTCGCCGAATACTACGAACCGTTCACCGGGGAACCGCTCGGCAGCATGCAGCAGTCGTGGACCGCCGCCGCCGTGCTCGACTGGCTGGGGTGA
- a CDS encoding SDR family oxidoreductase, translating into MPTAMITGASRGLGMAIAEALAPTHTLFLAGRPTAELDAVAERLGATTWPMDLTDYEGVEATVEPIVELDVLVHNAGVAYPGRVGESSIEEWRATMEVNVLGAVGLTLPLLPALRAARGQVIFVNSGAGRSPSPGLASYTASKFALRGFADALRTDEPALRVTTVYPGRIDTDMQWNLVAYEGGDYDPARFLKPSTVAQVIAQIVATPDDAHQHEVIIRPR; encoded by the coding sequence ATGCCGACCGCAATGATCACGGGCGCTTCCCGGGGCCTCGGAATGGCCATCGCCGAAGCCCTCGCGCCGACCCACACGCTGTTCCTGGCCGGCCGGCCGACGGCCGAACTCGACGCCGTCGCCGAGCGTCTGGGCGCGACCACGTGGCCCATGGACCTCACCGACTACGAGGGCGTCGAGGCGACGGTCGAGCCGATCGTCGAACTCGACGTACTGGTCCACAACGCCGGCGTCGCGTACCCGGGCCGGGTCGGCGAATCCTCCATCGAGGAGTGGCGAGCCACCATGGAAGTGAATGTGCTTGGCGCCGTGGGACTTACGCTGCCGCTGCTGCCGGCATTGCGGGCGGCCCGGGGCCAGGTGATCTTCGTGAACTCCGGTGCCGGACGCAGCCCCTCCCCCGGCCTGGCGTCGTACACGGCCAGCAAGTTCGCGCTGCGGGGTTTCGCCGATGCCCTGCGCACCGACGAACCGGCGCTGCGGGTGACGACGGTGTACCCCGGCCGCATCGACACCGACATGCAGTGGAACCTGGTGGCCTACGAGGGCGGCGACTACGACCCGGCGCGGTTCCTGAAGCCCTCGACCGTCGCGCAGGTGATCGCGCAGATCGTGGCCACCCCGGACGACGCCCACCAGCACGAGGTGATCATTCGCCCGCGCTGA
- a CDS encoding ATP-binding protein: MAVDPQVLAAIDRAVRADPANRALRLHLVDLLLDDGQHAAALGHCEVLLQQSPDDADALGRKAKALSQFGLPPVDPPATPPAAPPAPPTPPAPPVPPAPPASPSHEPAWATTEEDDDVISASDLIDIVRPELTLADVAGMEDVKERLRMGFLEPMRNEELRRSFGHTLRSSLLLWGPPGCGKTFLAKSLAGELGLYFIHVGIADVLDKWLGNSERNIKNVFDEARQLRPTVLFIDELDALGHKRAQTSSYIRSIVNQLLLELDGAASDNEGLLVLGATNQVWDIDPALLRPGRFDRKVLVLPPDQPARQAILAHHLRHSPTGPLDLARIAARTDGYSGADLAGLCRRAVEFALHESVRRGTTQPVTQSHLEAALRDTPPSTGAWFSLAQNYVAFAENREEFGELEQYLHGRKRRR, translated from the coding sequence ATGGCCGTAGACCCACAAGTGCTCGCCGCGATCGACCGCGCGGTACGTGCCGACCCCGCCAACCGCGCGCTGCGTCTGCACCTCGTCGACCTGCTGCTCGATGACGGCCAACACGCCGCGGCACTCGGTCACTGCGAAGTGCTGCTCCAGCAGTCTCCCGACGACGCCGATGCCCTCGGGCGAAAGGCCAAGGCGCTCAGTCAATTCGGACTGCCACCCGTCGACCCGCCCGCGACTCCGCCAGCCGCGCCCCCGGCTCCACCGACTCCGCCAGCTCCCCCGGTACCGCCGGCTCCCCCGGCCAGTCCGTCGCACGAGCCGGCGTGGGCCACCACCGAGGAGGACGACGACGTCATCTCCGCCAGCGACCTCATCGACATCGTGCGGCCCGAGCTGACACTCGCCGATGTGGCGGGGATGGAGGACGTCAAAGAGCGCCTCCGCATGGGTTTCCTCGAACCCATGCGCAACGAGGAACTGCGCCGATCATTCGGACACACGCTGCGGTCCAGCCTGCTCCTGTGGGGGCCTCCGGGCTGCGGCAAGACGTTCCTGGCCAAGTCGCTCGCCGGCGAACTGGGCCTGTACTTCATCCACGTCGGAATCGCCGACGTCCTGGACAAGTGGCTCGGCAACAGCGAGCGCAACATCAAGAACGTTTTCGACGAGGCCCGGCAGCTGCGGCCGACCGTGCTGTTCATCGACGAGCTGGACGCGCTGGGCCACAAGCGCGCACAGACGTCGAGCTATATCCGCAGCATCGTCAACCAGTTGCTCCTCGAGCTGGACGGGGCCGCCAGCGACAACGAAGGCCTGCTGGTCCTCGGCGCAACGAACCAGGTCTGGGACATCGACCCGGCCCTGCTCCGCCCCGGACGCTTCGACCGCAAGGTGCTGGTGCTGCCACCGGACCAACCGGCCCGCCAGGCCATCCTCGCCCACCACCTCCGGCACAGCCCGACCGGCCCGCTCGACCTGGCGCGGATCGCGGCGCGCACCGACGGCTATTCCGGGGCCGATCTTGCTGGATTGTGCCGCCGCGCAGTCGAATTCGCGCTGCACGAGTCGGTGCGACGGGGTACCACCCAACCGGTGACCCAGAGTCACCTCGAAGCCGCGCTGCGGGATACCCCACCCAGCACCGGGGCGTGGTTCAGCCTGGCCCAGAACTACGTCGCATTCGCCGAGAACCGGGAAGAGTTCGGCGAACTCGAGCAATACCTCCACGGCCGAAAGCGACGCCGATGA